From Klebsiella electrica, the proteins below share one genomic window:
- the rimO gene encoding 30S ribosomal protein S12 methylthiotransferase RimO: MIVQKMSKIGFISLGCPKNLVDSERILTELRTEGYDVVPTYDNADMVIVNTCGFIDSAVQESLEAIGEALKENGKVIVTGCLGAKEDQIREVHPKVLEITGPHSYEQVLEHVHHYSPKPKHNPFLSLVPEQGVKLTPRHYAYLKISEGCNHRCTFCIIPSMRGDLVSRPIGEVLSEAKRLADAGVKELLVISQDTSAYGVDVKHRTGFHNGAPVKTSMVSLCEELAKLGIWVRLHYVYPYPHVDDVIPLMAEGKILPYLDIPLQHASPRILKLMKRPGSADRQLARIKQWREICPDLTLRSTFIVGFPGETEEDFQMLLDFLKEARLDRVGCFKYSPVEGATANELADQVPEEVKEERWNRFMQLQQQISAERLQEKIGREITVLIDEVDEEGAIGRSMADAPEIDGAVYLNGETKVKPGDVVRVKVEHADEYDLWGSRV; the protein is encoded by the coding sequence CCGAAAAACCTCGTCGACTCAGAACGCATCCTGACCGAGCTGCGTACCGAAGGTTATGACGTGGTTCCCACCTACGACAATGCCGATATGGTTATCGTCAACACCTGCGGCTTTATCGACAGCGCCGTTCAGGAGTCCCTGGAAGCCATTGGCGAAGCGTTAAAAGAAAATGGCAAAGTTATTGTGACCGGCTGCCTGGGCGCGAAAGAAGACCAGATTCGCGAAGTACATCCGAAAGTGCTGGAGATAACCGGGCCGCACAGCTATGAGCAGGTTCTGGAGCATGTCCATCACTATTCGCCGAAGCCTAAACACAACCCGTTCCTGAGCCTGGTGCCAGAACAGGGCGTGAAGCTGACGCCGCGTCATTACGCCTATCTGAAAATTTCCGAAGGCTGTAACCATCGCTGCACCTTCTGCATTATCCCGTCGATGCGCGGCGACCTCGTCAGCCGTCCGATTGGTGAAGTGCTGTCCGAAGCCAAACGCCTGGCCGATGCCGGCGTCAAAGAGCTGCTGGTCATTTCTCAGGATACCTCCGCCTACGGCGTCGATGTGAAGCACCGCACCGGTTTCCACAACGGCGCGCCGGTAAAAACCAGCATGGTCAGCCTGTGTGAAGAGCTGGCGAAACTGGGGATCTGGGTCCGTCTGCACTACGTCTATCCGTACCCGCACGTCGATGACGTGATCCCGCTGATGGCGGAAGGTAAAATTCTGCCATATCTGGATATCCCGCTGCAGCATGCCAGCCCGCGTATTCTGAAACTGATGAAACGCCCGGGTTCTGCCGACCGTCAGCTGGCGCGCATCAAACAGTGGCGTGAAATCTGCCCTGACCTGACCCTGCGTTCGACCTTCATCGTCGGCTTCCCGGGTGAGACGGAAGAAGATTTCCAGATGCTGCTCGACTTCCTGAAAGAGGCTCGCCTTGACCGCGTAGGCTGCTTTAAGTACAGCCCGGTTGAAGGCGCAACCGCTAACGAGCTGGCGGATCAGGTGCCTGAAGAGGTGAAAGAAGAGCGCTGGAACCGCTTTATGCAGCTGCAACAGCAGATCTCTGCCGAGCGCCTGCAGGAGAAAATCGGCCGCGAGATAACGGTACTGATCGATGAAGTGGACGAAGAAGGCGCCATTGGCCGCAGTATGGCCGATGCGCCGGAAATCGACGGCGCGGTCTACCTGAACGGCGAAACGAAGGTCAAACCTGGCGATGTCGTCCGGGTGAAAGTCGAACATGCCGACGAATACGACCTGTGGGGCAGCCGGGTTTAA
- the gsiD gene encoding glutathione ABC transporter permease GsiD, producing MRLLNWRRQAVINAMPGVRPGQIRTPWREFWRRFRRQPVAMGAGIFVLLLIAVALVAPWIAPFDAENYFDYDRLNDGPSMMHWFGVDSLGRDIFSRVLVGAQISLAAGVLAVLIGAAIGTVLGLLAGYYEGWWDRIIMRICDVLFAFPGILLAIAVVAVMGSGMSNVIIAVAIFSIPAFARLVRGNTLVLKQQTFIESARSIGASDMTILFSHILPGTVSSIVVYFTMRIGVSIISAASLSFLGLGAQPPTPEWGAMLNEARADMVMAPHVALFPAIAIFLTVLAFNLLGDGLRDALDPKIKG from the coding sequence GTGCGATTGCTCAACTGGAGAAGGCAGGCGGTTATTAACGCCATGCCGGGAGTTAGGCCCGGACAAATACGCACGCCGTGGCGTGAGTTCTGGCGGCGATTTCGTCGTCAGCCGGTGGCGATGGGCGCCGGTATATTTGTCCTGCTGCTGATTGCGGTCGCGCTCGTGGCGCCGTGGATAGCGCCGTTCGATGCGGAAAACTATTTTGATTATGACCGGCTCAACGATGGCCCGTCGATGATGCACTGGTTCGGGGTAGATTCGCTCGGGCGCGATATCTTTAGCCGGGTGCTGGTTGGCGCGCAGATTTCGCTGGCGGCCGGCGTGCTGGCGGTGCTGATCGGCGCGGCGATCGGCACCGTGCTTGGTCTGCTGGCCGGGTATTATGAAGGCTGGTGGGATCGCATCATCATGCGCATTTGCGACGTGCTGTTCGCCTTCCCGGGGATCCTGCTGGCGATTGCGGTGGTGGCGGTGATGGGCAGCGGTATGTCGAATGTGATCATTGCGGTGGCGATTTTTTCGATCCCGGCGTTTGCCCGCCTGGTGCGCGGCAATACTCTGGTGCTCAAACAGCAGACCTTTATTGAATCGGCGCGTAGCATCGGCGCCAGCGATATGACGATTCTGTTCAGCCATATTTTGCCCGGTACGGTATCGTCGATCGTGGTCTATTTCACCATGCGTATCGGGGTGTCGATTATCTCCGCCGCCAGTCTCTCTTTCCTGGGGCTCGGGGCGCAGCCGCCGACCCCGGAATGGGGAGCGATGCTCAATGAAGCGCGGGCGGATATGGTGATGGCGCCGCACGTAGCGCTGTTCCCGGCGATTGCGATTTTCCTGACGGTGCTGGCGTTTAACCTGCTCGGGGACGGCCTGCGCGATGCGCTGGATCCGAAGATAAAGGGGTAG
- the gsiC gene encoding glutathione ABC transporter permease GsiC, which translates to MLNYVIKRLLGLIPTLLIVAVLVFLFVHLLPGDPARLIAGPEADAQVVAMVRQQLGLDQPLHVQFWHYITSVVQGDFGTSMASRRPVSSEIASRFMPTLWLTLASMSWAVVFGMAAGIAAAVWRNRWPDRLGMALAVTGISFPAFALGMLLMQVFSVELGWLPTVGADSWRHYILPSLTLGAAVAAVMARFTRASFVDVLHEDYMRTARAKGVSETRVVLKHGLRNAMIPVVTMMGLQFGFLLGGSIVVEKVFNWPGLGRLLVDSVEMRDYPVIQAEVLLFSLEFILINLVVDVLYAAINPAIRYK; encoded by the coding sequence CGGCGATCCGGCGCGGTTGATTGCCGGACCGGAGGCCGATGCGCAGGTGGTGGCAATGGTGCGCCAGCAGCTGGGGCTCGACCAGCCGCTGCACGTGCAGTTCTGGCACTATATCACCAGCGTAGTGCAGGGCGATTTCGGCACCTCGATGGCGTCGCGCCGCCCGGTCAGCAGCGAAATAGCCAGCCGGTTTATGCCGACGCTGTGGCTGACGCTGGCGAGCATGAGCTGGGCGGTGGTCTTCGGCATGGCGGCGGGCATTGCGGCGGCGGTGTGGCGTAATCGCTGGCCTGACCGGCTGGGGATGGCGCTGGCGGTGACCGGTATTTCGTTTCCGGCGTTCGCGCTCGGTATGCTGCTGATGCAGGTCTTCTCGGTGGAGCTGGGCTGGCTGCCGACGGTGGGCGCCGACAGCTGGCGGCACTATATTCTGCCTTCCCTGACGCTGGGGGCGGCCGTTGCGGCGGTGATGGCGCGTTTTACCCGCGCCTCTTTTGTCGATGTCCTGCACGAAGATTATATGCGCACCGCGCGCGCCAAAGGGGTCAGTGAGACCCGGGTGGTGCTGAAACACGGTCTGCGCAACGCCATGATCCCGGTGGTGACCATGATGGGGCTGCAGTTCGGTTTTTTGCTCGGTGGGTCGATAGTGGTCGAGAAGGTCTTTAACTGGCCAGGCCTTGGGCGACTGCTGGTGGATTCGGTGGAGATGCGTGACTATCCGGTCATTCAGGCGGAAGTCCTCCTCTTTTCGCTGGAATTTATTCTTATTAATTTAGTGGTGGATGTCCTGTACGCCGCCATTAACCCGGCTATCAGGTACAAGTAA